GATTGTCGATCTTTCGTGGGTGGCGGTGGGGGTGACAACCTTCACGGCGCTGGTGTACCTGGGGCTGCAGCTGCGCGATTTCTTCCCGCCGCGCCTCGTGTGGGAGCGCGCGCTGATCTGGGGCATGGTGCCGCTGGCGCTGCCGCTGATGCTGAACAATATGCTGAACGCGGTGTTCTTCCGCTTCGACACGTTTATCGTGAAGGCGTTCGGCGGCGGGCAGGGCGATCTGATGGTGCAGCAGTACAATGCGGCCTACCAGATCACCAGCATCGCGGCGATCATACCCTCGGTGGTGACGTTCGCGGTATTTCCCGTGATGGCGCGCAAGAGCGGCGGCGACCGGCAGGGCCTGGCGGCGGCGCAGAACCGCACGCTGCAGATGCTGCTGCTGGTGGCCTTCCCGGTGACGGTGGGGATCTTCGCGCTCGCGCCCGACCTCATCCGCATGATCAGCGGCAAGAACGCAGCATCCTACCTGCCGATCTCGGGGCTGGTGCTGGCGCTGCTGGCGTGGTATCTGCCGCTGTCGTTCGTGAATGGGCTGCTGCAGTATGTGCTGATCGCGATCAACCAGCAGCGCTCGATCACCAAGGCGTTTGTGCTAGGCGCGGTGTTTAACCTGGCGGCGAATCTGATCGGCATCCCGTTCTTTGGGCTGTACGCCGCAGCGGTGGTGACGGTGCTCTCCGAGATTGTGCTGCTGGCGGTGTTTATGCCGCTGCTGCGCCGCGAGGGCCTGGCGCCGCCGCTGCGGGCGCTGATGTGGCGACCCGGTCTGGCCGCGCTGGTGATGGGCGCGGCGATGCTGGCGGCGCACGCCGCGCTTGCGCCGCTGGTCGGCTGGCTGGGCGCGAGCGTG
The sequence above is a segment of the Chloroflexia bacterium SDU3-3 genome. Coding sequences within it:
- a CDS encoding flippase gives rise to the protein MLTQRSFWILLISALVLPALGIAAFLWRRHYRDQDGNTARRVFKNSAIPTAMRMAVRALDLLFAFVLYDAMSGADMGKYTLAALLIVNYLSTFTDFGLGVLLTREVAKDSAHANKLFGATLALRLVLVVLAFPIVAFVIGIYNTLSSIGVGEAISSMGQEALWVLTLTLIPAAFSNAVTALYNASERMEIPAAMELVTAIVNNLARITVLMLHGSIVDLSWVAVGVTTFTALVYLGLQLRDFFPPRLVWERALIWGMVPLALPLMLNNMLNAVFFRFDTFIVKAFGGGQGDLMVQQYNAAYQITSIAAIIPSVVTFAVFPVMARKSGGDRQGLAAAQNRTLQMLLLVAFPVTVGIFALAPDLIRMISGKNAASYLPISGLVLALLAWYLPLSFVNGLLQYVLIAINQQRSITKAFVLGAVFNLAANLIGIPFFGLYAAAVVTVLSEIVLLAVFMPLLRREGLAPPLRALMWRPGLAALVMGAAMLAAHAALAPLVGWLGASVAAGAVAVVVYPAMLWLLGAVGPEERALVLRVLGRS